The region CAGTTGCCGAATTCTAAAGTATTTGGTGCTTTGTAAACAATGTTACAATGTCAACTAATGCCAATGCATTCCTTCCATCCCTTATGAACTTGTTCTTATAGTCTAAATATGCTTTCCTTTCAACATCTAAGCACAAAACTCAAGAAACTATTGATTCTCATGTTGTAAAGAGTAAATTCCTACTTTACTACATCTGATGTATGTCCTTTGTTTTCTATTTCAGGGGCTTAGACAGGAGGTTGTTGTTGATTTGGTAGAGCAGTGTAGAACATACAAGCAAAGAGTGGTACACCTTGTAAACTCAACTACGTAAGGCCTCATATGTTCCTTTCTATGATATTATGAAACTGATAAGAAACCGTAAGTGATAGTTCTGATTGCTGAGATTTTTATCGAAATTTCAAGAGCTTACAAGAACATTTGAGCAGTTGCTCAACTCATAGTAGGCCCACATTCAAATGATGAAAGAAGCCCAAAAGGGAAAACAGACCAGGTATTGGCCCAGAAAAAGGCAGGACTCTGGAATGTTTACAATAGGAGACTTAGTTAGCATTCCGGGACAGTTATAAAGATTGAGCACCGCATATGATATTCTGTATATGCTGGATTCATGTTAATTGTATTCTTAGACTTAAAATTCGGGTTGGTCCAACCCAATGCTACAGAACCAATTTGTAAGGTGAGAGATGTGTTCCACTTATAAACACTATAGGTCATATCCCATCCGACATGGAAATCTCAACCCGCCTGCTCGCATGCCTAGGACTAGAGGTGGCCTGACGGATCTTTGATAGACTATGATACCATCTTAGAATTTGGGTTGAGCCTAACTCAATCCTACAAAATTGGCTTGTAAAGTGAGGGTTGTCTCACTTATAAACACATTTTCAGGTCATACCTCATCTAACGTGGGACTCTAAACACATAATAAAATTTATCTTGTTATATAAAAAATGTAAGAAGCATGGTTCTGGATGGAACATTATGGCTGAAGTTGAACCATGTAGCCGACCCCACTTAGTGGGATAAgactttgttgttgttgttgttgtatataaAGAATATAAGAAGTATTTTATTATGGTATTTTCTCCATGTTTTTCCAGGGATGAATCATTGCTATGCCAGGGACTAGCTCTCAATGATGATCTGCAGCGTGTACTTGCCAGGCATGAATCTTTTTTGTCAGGACTTTCTACTCAAAATGGAAAACACTTAGAGAATTCAAAACCCGCACCTGCTGGGCCACTTGTAGATGTTGATGCTCCATTGGTTGATACTGGAGACACTGGCAAACAAACTGATGGGAGGTAATCTGCCTGTCTTTTTCTTTTACATTATTGATTTGCTCATGTATATTATTTGCATTTATTGACTGACATGTTACTATTCGCTTCACATCATGAGAATCTACTTGATTCATTACTGTTTGCTAGTTTATTGGCATATAGAAGTAGTGTACTATTTGAAATAACTAATATTTGTCCAGGCAACTTGTTCCTATTATTTTTTTTTCTGGAGTGGTAACTTCGATGTTAAGAGTAGTTTATCTATCAGATATGGACATATAGATTGAAATTGAGTTTTATCTAGCTTTCTTTAGAATTCGATGCTGTTCTGTTCCTTTGAATAGTTTAATTTTAGTCATTATTATGATTTACTTCGATAATTTGCAAAGATAGAGGCTATGCACTTGAGATATATTATGCAAGACCATCAGAGTTTTTGAAAAGGCTTTATAAAGAGTGACATCCCTCGCCTTACAAGTcggttttgtagggatgagttcGGCCAAACTCAAATCTCTGCTGCAGGCTTACATTTGTCATTTTATGTATGAATATGTTGTAACACATAGTTGTAGGAAATATTTTCAACTTAACCTAACTAGTTTGATGGCTATGGCTCTTATCATATACATTTACCTAAATATATGTGTAGGTCCTCTTCTGGTGCTGAAGCAGGCTCCCAAACATTGAATCAGTTAATGCTTCCCGCACCAGCTACGTCTAATGGTTCTGCTGTACCTGCCAAAGTTGATCCCAAGTGGGACCTTCTCAGTGGTGATACCTATGGTTCACCAAAAGCAGATACTTCGCTTGCTCTTGTTCCTCTGGGAGAACAACATGCTGCCAGTCCTGTGTCTGATCAGAACGCCCTTGTTCTTTTTGATATGTTTTCTAATGGAGACAGTGCACCCACGTCTGTCAATACCCAGCCAACCCAGCAAACTAATGTTGCTGGCCAATCTGGTCCATTTACTCCTCAATTTCAACAACAGCAGACATTCATATCTCAAGGTGGATTTTACCCCAATGGAAGTGTGCCGAATGCTGGTTCACCTCACTATGAGCAATCACTGCATACACAAAGTACAGGTCCTGCCTGGAATGGTCAGATTCCCAATGGAAGTGTGTCAAATGCTGGTCCACCTCAGTATGAACAATCACTGGATACACAAAGTACAGGTCCTGTCTGGAATGGTCAGGTTGCAGAACAGCAACAGCCAGCTTCTCCTTATGGTAATATTTCTTCGTTTGATTTAAATTATTCACATTTGGAAGAATTTCTTCAAAATTACCTTCTCTTTTGAAATGTTTTTTTTAGTCTGTTCATGAAATTGTAAAACGCCGGTTTTACCTTTCATCACTTACTTGCAGTGATATGTTGGTTGGTTGGATGGATTATGAATTTGGCTGTATAGGGTTTGTGCTCTTGTATTTCAGACTTCATTGTGTCACTTTTTTCGGTTTTATAGGTGCGCAAAATAATGGATCATTGCCGCCACCTCCGTGGGAAGCTCAACCGGCTGACAATGGCAGTCCTGTAGCAGGCGCCCAGTATCACCAACCACCGCAAGGCGGTCATATGGCTATGACACATGTACAAAGTGCTGCAAATCATCAAATGCCTCAGGCAATGGGTTATGGCCAGGCTGGTGGTATGTATATGCAACCGAATGTGAACAATCATATGTCTGCAAACAATAACCATTTTGGAAGCAATCAGTTAGGCATGCACCCTCAGCACATGCAAGGTGGTGCAGGGCACTACATGGGTATGGCTTCACATCAAATGCAAGGTGGTCCTGCAGTTTCCATGTATCCACAACAGATGTATGGAAACCAATATGTAGGTTATGGCTACggtcaacaacaacaacaacaacacgGAGTTCCATACATTGAGCAGCAAATGCATGGAATGTCTGTAAGAGATGATAGTTATTTACGAAACTCTAATCAGATTTCTGCATCTTATGTTCCATCAGGGAAGCCGTCCAAGCCAGAGGATAAGTTATTTGGGGACCTTGTGAACATGGCCAAAGTGAAGCCAAAACCATCTCCAGCTCGAGCTGGTAGCATGTAAAAACTCTCTTGGTTTGCATTTTAGCCTTTTGCTAATTTGTGATGTTTTTGTTTTATATACATAGTTTGTTTCATATTGTTTGCTTGTCTGGGGGATTAGCATTCATGTAAATTTATTCTAGAGAAAACATTGAAAAATGGAAAACGGAGAAGGGTGGAGAAAGAGAGAAGGGTGGAAGCATTAAAATATGGAGGTCTTACTTTCGTTTGCTCCATTTTCTTTGGTTGATTCAGTTGTCCTTTTCTTGTATTGATATTGAAATAAATGGGAAGACTGGCATTGGATAGAATGATAAAGATTTCCTAATAGTTAATGTCATGTTTGAATTTACTAAATTTATAGGAATCAATTATTGTTCTTGCTCTAACTTTTGTTTCCTCTTTCTTCAATTGACACTAATACTTGGAATGTTTTGTTTTAGttaaattatttttcaaaaacttAATTAAGATGTTACCAATATTTAAATGGGGTAGTCATATTTTACATCATGTACCCCTTAGAAATCACTCTCGTGCCTTTCGACAATGTTGAGGAACAAAACCACTAAAAATTTTCTCGAACGATCTTGCTTAACAAGCACATTGAAAAATCGACTACTACTAGGTTGAAATAAAAATTTGAAAGATTACAATAAAAATAACCGATGATAAACCGTTTAACTTTGGGATAGAAAATTCAATCATTGTTCATTTGATACAGTATAAAAAGTGTTTATTCTTTTAACACATGTaataaatattattaaaattaacatttcAATCGCTCAGTTGCTAGGTTGCTAAAATTGTCATTTAATTTTCTCGCTAAGTTATAAAAAGTTAAGCTATATgattgaaaaaaaaaatttaagagaatcatttaaatttttttttgaagaattaaaaataaattatgaGATATTTAGTACAACAATAAACAAATTTaaacatttttattattattagcAAAGTAAATGAAGAGTCATTGTTCTTAAATCAACTTAGTTTTAACATTATGTTAATGTTAGAGATAAAAAcaaatttaataaataattttatgAATACATTTGACAAATAGATTCAAACATAGACACACACACTTAATTAATATTTTCCAATTTGAAAAATCATTTAAAAAGATTAACAATATAGAATCTAAGATTGATATGGTGCTACAAAATAAAGAAATAGCTCAAGTAAAAAGGATACATGTACAGGTCAGATATGAAACAAACGAGGAGCTAAGACATTATCCAATCTCACAAAATGAAATCAAATCAGATAATGCCACGTCGGAGTAACATATCTATGGCCATCTAATATCAACATTCTGAAGCCACAAGTTACTTTGGTGGCTAATATTAGATTCTGTTTACTTCTTACATCATAATATCATATCATAAACCTTGAAAAACTTTGAGTATAGAGGAAGAAGCTCAAACATAGCTTGAAGAAAAACTGATTCAAACTATTTTTCATTTGCTCTCATAGCTTGAAGAAATGGCAACCTCTATGATGTCAACTGTCCCTCAATTCACTGGTCTTAGACCACAATTGAAACCTTCTCCTGTGCAGGGTTTGGTAATTAACCACCTTTTTCATATACATCAATTTTCCATTCTTTTGTTATATTTTTATGTTCAAATTTCAAATAACATTACTCTATATGCACAGGTTGCTTCCCAATCTATGACAAAGCGCAAGGGAAAGAGTGCTTTGGGAGTTCGTTGTGACTTCATTGGTTCATCCACTAATGTGGTAAGATCTCAAGAATTAGACCCAATTCCAATGCTTTTATAGGTTTTAAATTGCAGCAGCATCGCGCTTGAAGTGTTTATGATTTATGACACGATTACAATTGTGATATAGTTGCAGAAACTTCTGAAACCTTTGATAGGTAAATATATGATTGACTTTGATATGCTGTGCAGATTATGGTGGCATCTACAACTCTAATGCTGTTTGCTGGAAGATTTGGATTGGCTCCGTCAGCAAACAGGAAAGCAACTGCTGGACTAAAGCTGGAGGCTAGGGACTCAGGCTTGCAGACCGGCGACCCAGCTGGTTTCACCCTTGCTGATACTTTGGCATGTGGAACTGTTGGACACATCATTGGTGTTGGTGTTGTTCTTGGTCTTAAGAACATTGGTGCATTGTAAAAAGGAAATTGTGTTGTTGTGAACTTGTGTTGCATATGTAATCAGTTTTAATGTCATTTTATGTTTTTTATCTCTCGCACTTTTAACCTTTACTCTTTCTTAACTTTAAGCTTTAGTTGCTCCTCTCCCCGTTTCAACACGCAACTGATATATAACCATCGTCTGATTCAATCATGTCAGTTGATCAATCATCGGGCTGGTTTTTAAAACATTGATATTGCACATTACGGTAAAAAGTTTCTGGTTTGTGCAACCAGACCACCCCTAAAATCATATCAATCCATTCTAACTCCAATATGTATGCCTCAAGCCTGGTGGGGAAGTTGCCAAGGTGAACTTCTAGGCTCTTAGACATCCCTGTCGTAGTGACACAATTGTCATTCCCAGGTTTAACAGTTGTTACCTTATTCTGATCCACCGAAAGTTGCAAGATTTCTGTCAATATAGGAGATATGAAGTTATGACTAGCTCCGGTCTCCACCATTAATGTTATTGACATTCCTTTTACCATGCATTCAAGGAGTAAGGGGTTAGGGAAAGATCCTTGAGCTTTGCTTTTGTCTTTTAACCCAAAGGACTCTAAAGAATTGCAAGTTGGAGTAATTTCTTCATCTCCTTCCTTCAACTCAATGGCAATGATCTCCCCAGCTTCATTAATCGCTTCATCATCGCCCAAAATCACTTTTTCTTCACACTGATGCAGAGGGTGATAACGTTTTCCGCACTGAAAACATAGCCCTCGTGCCTTGTGCTCCATTAATTCACTGTAGGGGAGGTGTTTTACCCACGTTTCTGATCGTCGACGCCTCCACAACGCTCGTTGTTGCTATTTAAACGCGTGCTTGACTGTGTGTAGGGTTGAACCTCTGTGTGATTGCAATTGAATCAGAACCCGACCCAGATTGATCATTCTTGAATAGTCCTAATCCCTTGTTTCCTATATTTGGGCCTGAGAGATGACCCGACATGTTTCCTTCAATAAGCTCCAAATTAAACTTTGTTACCTCCTTTCTTCGATTTTGTGTATCTTCCTCCACCACAATGCAAGAACGAACCTCATAGCCCAGTTTCAACACCACGACCAATCTTCATCGCTTCCACATGCGTTATGGGATGAAACGCTTCCACACGTGTTATGGGATGAAAGGTTCTCACCATCAATCGTATCTTTTTCTTTCGGCCACCCAACAAATACCCTAAATATTGTTCTTCTGGTAATCTTCTCACATGCGAAGATACAAACTCAAAATCTGTGATGTACTCATCCACACTTCCGTCTTGTTTTAAAATCTTCAATTCTTCGAAAGAACTATCATTCTTCCTTCCTCCGTATCTCTCAATTAATGCTTGGTTCAATTTCAACAAGGTCAGGTCATCTTATTCAGGTCTTCTTATTCGCGCAAGAAGTTGAACCAATGGATGGTTTTACCTTCCATGCTTAATTTTGACAATTGAACCTTCACCCCTCTGAAATTCCTTGAACTTCAAAGTAAGTTTTTGCACGAGTGATCCATCCAACTGGATCTTCACCGTCAAACATCAGAAGTTCAACCTTCTTCACCGCCATCTTGAATTCTAACAGTTCATCAATGGAAGATGAACATTGCCTCTCAACGATGGAACGATTAAGTAACTTCGCAAATCCCGACGAAATTCTTCCAAAGCTTGGCGCATTAAACCTTCCATTGTCACCATTCTCACCTCCAAAGCATATTAGGTAGCATTCACAATCTTTATTTCACTGGCTCTCTTCTTCGAATCCGGTAGGTCGGACCAATGATAGAAACCAGAATTTTAAGTAAGCAACTGATAGAACAACTACTATTGGGCCTGTTACTAATGAAAGGCCCAATCCTGCTGTATGGAGAGTCTATGTTCGCAGGGGTAAGAAAGTGGGGAACAATTCTGTTAGTGACGTGGCAAAGGAAATCCCTGATTCTTAGGAAGGTTGTTAGTAGTGGGAGATATATGGGAGAGGGTGGTGTTTGTTAGGGTACGCAGGATTATTGCTAACATTTGTATTAGGAGATTGTACTCTCTGGAGGAGCTCAGCTCTGGTTATACACTTTAGCTATTTACCTTTCCTTCTGTTAATACAAAAAGACAATTCATTTCACCATTCCTTTAAATTGTTTCATATATTTTTTCTGCTAGTTCTATCATTGGTCCGACCTGCCGGATTTTCGAGAGGTACCAGTGAATTCTTGTCCAGTACATGCCACCTAAGTTGTCAGATCGAATGAGAACAGTAGAAGAAAGGCTCTCGGCGGTGGAGAATTCTGTACGTCAGTAGTTGAGGGATTTTCGTGAGATGATGATGCAAGAGTTTCGTGATACCATGATGAGCGAGTTTACGAAACTGTGGGAGCGACGACAGTCGGTGGAACGACCTACGTTTTCGGAGGAGTCTGTGACAGAGTATAAGATGGCGGTGAAGAAGGTGGAGTTACCATCGTTTGATGGTGACGATCCTGTGGGTTGGGTCACACGTGCTGAGACGTATTTCGAAGTTCAGGGTACATCGGAGGAGGTGAAGGTCCGATTGGCAAAACTAAGCATGCAAGGAGCAACAATCCACTGGTTCAATTTGTTGAGGGAGACGAAAGACGATTTGACATGGTTGAAGCTAAAACAGGCTTTAATTGAGAGATATGGGGGAAGACAAAGCGATAACCCTTTTGAGGAAATGAAGGATTTACAACAGACTGGAACGGTTGACGAATACATCACCACCTTTGAATATGTATCGTCGCAGGTAGGGAGGTTACCGGAGGAGCAGTACTTGGGGTATTTCATGGGAGGACTCAAAACGGATATTCGTCTGAGGGTTCGAACAATGAATCCACGTTCACGGGTTCAGGCGATGAAGATCGCTCGTGACGTGGAGACGGAGATGCGTGGGTCGTTGTTGCCAAGAGTAAGTGCTGGTGGGCCTCGTAATTGGAAGGGAAGTGGGTCAGGAGGATATGGGCTTAGTTGGAAAACAGGTTTTGGGTCTCAACATAACCCAGGTTTGACCCGAGTGGGAAATGGGTCTACTAATTATTCTGCTGGATCGGTGCAAAGTAAAACGGGTTCTTCACCATCTAACCCAAATGGGAATACGAATGCAAACACCAGCACAGTCAGATCTAGAGGTGACGAAGGAAGGAGATATGGAGGAGAACGCAACCGTGGCCTCAAGCACTTGCCGTATTCTGAGCTGATGGAGCGAAGAGCACAAGGGTTGTGTTTCCGATGTGGAGAAAAGTATCATCCTCTTCATCAGTGTGCTGAGAAACAACTCAGGTTGGTGATTTTAGGAGATGATGAAACTATTAATGAGGAAGGTGAGGTGGTAGCCATCGAAGTTAAGGAAGATGAGGAAGAGGTGCTAGATTGCAACTCTATGGGGTTATTTGGTATTACTGAAACAAACATTAAGTCGAACAATACCCCTCCTATCACTTTGCGCCTCCAAGGAAGCTTGAAGGGGGTCTCAATTATGATTTTAATTGACAGCGGTGCCAGTCACAATTTTGTCTCACCTCATGTGGCCACTGCTTTAGGGCTAAATGTTGAGCAAGGAAGATCAACGGGAGTGAAGTTGGGTGATGGTCACAGAGTATCGACAAGAGGAAAATGTAGAAAATTGGAGGTGTGTTTGAATGACTTTACCACCAGTGTTGATGCTTATGTCCTCGAAATGGGTGACCTAGATATGATATTGGGGGTGGCTTGGTTGCAACGGTTTGGAAAAGTAACTTTTGACTGGGAGAAGATGACCATTAGTTTTCTATGGGAAGGAAAAAGGGTGGAATTACATGGTCAATTCTTCACTACCAAAGAGGTGTCAACCAACAACATATCTCATGCACCGATGGACTCCTTGCACAGTTTGTTAGAAGAAGAAGTGGTACCAACAAATGAAGTACAGGAACTGATCGAGGTGCAAAAGCAGGAGCTTAATGAATTGTTGAGCAAATTCAAGGGAGTTTTTGAAGAAAATACAGGGCTGCCACCTAAACGAGAAATTAATCATACCATTGAGTTACAAAAGGATGTTGGACCAGTAAGCGTAAGACCGTATCGTTACCCTCATCACCACAAAGAGGAGATCGAAAAACAAATTCGGAGTATGTTGAGTCAAGGTATCATTCGAAACAGTTCAAGCGCATTTTCAAGCCCTGTCATTCTAGTAAAAAAAAGATAGCTCATGGAGgatgtgtattgattatagggAGTTGAATAAAGTTACAGTTCCAGATCGCTACCCGATACCGGTGGTGGATGAATTATTAGATGAGTTGCATGGAACCGAGTATTTCTCCAAACTTGACTTGAAATCCGGTTATCACCAAATCAGAGTGAAGGAAGAAGACATGCAAAAAACGGCATTCCGGACTCATGAAGGACACTATGAGTTTCTAGTAATGCCCTTTGGATTAACAAACGCTCCAGCTACCTTCCAATCCACCATGAATCAGTTTTTTAAGCCATATCTTCGCAAGTTTGTCTTAGTTTTCTTTGATGATATTCTAGTCTACAGTAAGGGGTGGAAGGAACATTTAGCACACTTGTCCCAAGTATTAGAGATTTTGCAACACCATTGTTTTGTAGTTAACCAAAAGAAGTGCAATTTTGCTAGCAGGAAGGTTGAATATTTAAGTCATGTAATATCTAAACAGGGGGTGGCAGTGGACCCAGCAAAAATTAATAGCATTTTGGAATGGCCAGTTCCTCATAATGTCAAAGGGGTGAGGGGTTTTTTGGGGCTGACAGGGTATTACCGGAAATTCATTGTGGGTTATGGTAAGATAGCTAAACCGTTAACGGAGTTAACCAAGAAGGAAGGGTTTCATTGGGGACCAGAAGAGTTGAAGGCATTTGAGAATCTAAAAAGGGTTATGATTCAAGCTCCAGTTTTAACCCTTCCGGATTTTGCACAACCCTTCGAGATTGAGTGTGATGCATCCAGGAGAGGAATAGGCGCGGTACTGATGCAGAAAAAGAAACCCATAGCTTACTTCAGCAAAGCCTTATCTAAGAATAATTTGAGTAAGTCGGCGTATGAGAAGGAGTTGATGGCATTGGTGTTGGCCGTTCAACATTGGCGTCCTTATTTGTTGGGAAGGAAGTTTGTAGTGTATTCCGATCAAAAAAGTTTACGACACTTGCTCCAGCAACGTATCACTACTGCTGATCAACAGAATTGGATAGCCAAACTATTGGGTTATCATTTTGAGGTAGTGTACAAACCCGGGCCAGAAAATAAAGCTGTTGATGCCCTTTCAAGAATGCATGAAGAAGTGGAACTAAAAGGAATAATGTCATTCCCATTATGTATGCAGGAGCAACAAATCCAACATGAAGTAAGGAATGATCCTTATTTAAAGAAAGTAATGGCTGATTTGCATGTGAATCCTACATCTCAACCGGGTttccaattgatcaaagggagACTATTCTATCATGGTAGGCTGGTGCTATCTGCAGAATCGAAATGCATACCCTTAATGTTGCAGGAGTTTCATTCATCCAGTACTGGGGGTCACTCGGGGTTTTTGCGTACATATCGGAGAGTAGCTGGTAACCTCTATTGGGTAGGAATGAGGAAGTCAGTTCAAACATTTGTGCAGAGTTGTGACGTGTGCCAACGTCAAAAGTATTCGGCGTCGTCACCCATGGGTTTGTTGCAGCCACTGCCAATTCCGGAGAGAGTTTGGGAGGGCATCTCAATGGATTTCATAACTGGTCTTCCGAAATCACAGGGGTATGAGGCTATTTTTGTAGTAGTGGATAGACTATCTAAGTATGGACATTTTATTCCCTTAAAGCATCCATATACAGCAAGAAAAGTGGCTGAGATTTTTACCAAGGAGGTGGTGCGTCTCCATGGTGTTCCACAATCTATTGTTAGTGATCGTGACCCCTTATTTGTTAGCTTATTCTGGAAAGAGTTATTCCGTTTGCAGGGGACTAGGTTGAGTATGAGTTCTTCATATCACCCGGAGACGGATGGGCAAACGGAGGTTGTAAATCGGTGCCTAGAAGCATATCTTCTTTGTTTTGCATCAGAACAACCGAAGGAGTGGTCACAATGGATTCCGTGGGCCGAATTGTGGTATAATACCACATTCCATGTCTCTACGGGTACGACGCCATTTGAAGTGGTGTATGGAAGAAAACCACCTACTGTGGTGAGATTTCTACAGGGAGAAACTAAGGTAGAGGCAGTGGCAGCTGAGTTGGTTGATCGGGATGAGGCTCTACGTCAATTGAAGTATCATTTGACTCGGGCTCAAGAGCAGATGAAGAGATACACAGACAAGAAAAGAAAGGCTTATTCATTTGAGGTGGGTGAATGGGTATTCTTGAAGCTCCGACCCCATAGGCAACAAACAATCTCTCGAAGGATTAATCAGAAACTTGCTCCACGGTATTTTGGACCTTTTCCTATCCAGAAAAAAATAGGAGCAGTGTCATATAAGTTGAAACTGCCTGAAGGAAGTCGAGTACATGCGGTGTTTCATATATCTCAACTTAAGAAGGCTATTGGGGAGTATGCTGCTGAACCTCAACTACCGGAAGGGCTCGAGATAGAGCCAGAACACTTAGAAGAACCGGAAGAACTGTTGGCTTCAAGGCCAATTACGAAAAATGGACAGCGGGTGCGACAATGGTTAGTGCGTTGGAAGGGAAGAGCTGTAGAAGACACAACTTGGGAGGATGAGTCAGTTTTAAAAAGTCAGTTCCCTTCTCTCAGCCTTGAGGACAAGGCTGTTGTTCCTGGGGAAGGTAATGATAGAACAACTACTATTGGGCCTGTTACTAATGAAAGGCCCAATCCTGCTGTATGGAGAATCTATGTTCGCAGGGGTAAGAAAGTGGGGAACAATTCTGTTAGTGACGTGGCAAAGGAAATCCCTGATTCTTAGGAAGGTTGTTAGTAGTGAGAGATATATGGGAGAGGGTGGTGTTTGTTAGGGTACGCAGGATTATTGCTAACATTTGTATTAGAAGATTGTACTCTCTGGAGGAGCTCAGCTCTGGTTATACACTTTAGCTATTTACCTTTCCTTCTATTAATACAAAAAGACAATTCATTTCACCATTCCTTTAAATTGTTTCATATATTTTTTCTGCTAGTTCTATCAGCAAGCAACTGTGTA is a window of Lathyrus oleraceus cultivar Zhongwan6 chromosome 6, CAAS_Psat_ZW6_1.0, whole genome shotgun sequence DNA encoding:
- the LOC127091001 gene encoding photosystem I reaction center subunit psaK, chloroplastic, which produces MATSMMSTVPQFTGLRPQLKPSPVQGLVASQSMTKRKGKSALGVRCDFIGSSTNVIMVASTTLMLFAGRFGLAPSANRKATAGLKLEARDSGLQTGDPAGFTLADTLACGTVGHIIGVGVVLGLKNIGAL
- the LOC127093885 gene encoding uncharacterized protein LOC127093885 gives rise to the protein MMMQEFRDTMMSEFTKLWERRQSVERPTFSEESVTEYKMAVKKVELPSFDGDDPVGWVTRAETYFEVQGTSEEVKVRLAKLSMQGATIHWFNLLRETKDDLTWLKLKQALIERYGGRQSDNPFEEMKDLQQTGTVDEYITTFEYVSSQVGRLPEEQYLGYFMGGLKTDIRLRVRTMNPRSRVQAMKIARDVETEMRGSLLPRVSAGGPRNWKGSGSGGYGLSWKTGFGSQHNPGLTRVGNGSTNYSAGSVQSKTGSSPSNPNGNTNANTSTVRSRGDEGRRYGGERNRGLKHLPYSELMERRAQGLCFRCGEKYHPLHQCAEKQLRLVILGDDETINEEGEVVAIEVKEDEEEVLDCNSMGLFGITETNIKSNNTPPITLRLQGSLKGVSIMILIDSGASHNFVSPHVATALGLNVEQGRSTGVKLGDGHRVSTRGKCRKLEVCLNDFTTSVDAYVLEMGDLDMILGVAWLQRFGKVTFDWEKMTISFLWEGKRVELHGQFFTTKEVSTNNISHAPMDSLHSLLEEEVVPTNEVQELIEVQKQELNELLSKFKGVFEENTGLPPKREINHTIELQKDVGPVSVRPYRYPHHHKEEIEKQIRSMLSQGIIRNSSSAFSSPVILVKKR
- the LOC127098548 gene encoding TOM1-like protein 9 isoform X2; translated protein: MLHTRNCWICLFQRAGAVFPQRSEQSAPVFTPPQTQPLASYPPNMRGMDGQPDTAETSAESEFPTLSLTEIQNAHGIMDVLAEMLNAIDPNNKEGLRQEVVVDLVEQCRTYKQRVVHLVNSTTDESLLCQGLALNDDLQRVLARHESFLSGLSTQNGKHLENSKPAPAGPLVDVDAPLVDTGDTGKQTDGRSSSGAEAGSQTLNQLMLPAPATSNGSAVPAKVDPKWDLLSGDTYGSPKADTSLALVPLGEQHAASPVSDQNALVLFDMFSNGDSAPTSVNTQPTQQTNVAGQSGPFTPQFQQQQTFISQGGFYPNGSVPNAGSPHYEQSLHTQSTGPAWNGQIPNGSVSNAGPPQYEQSLDTQSTGPVWNGQVAEQQQPASPYGAQNNGSLPPPPWEAQPADNGSPVAGAQYHQPPQGGHMAMTHVQSAANHQMPQAMGYGQAGGMYMQPNVNNHMSANNNHFGSNQLGMHPQHMQGGAGHYMGMASHQMQGGPAVSMYPQQMYGNQYVGYGYGQQQQQQHGVPYIEQQMHGMSVRDDSYLRNSNQISASYVPSGKPSKPEDKLFGDLVNMAKVKPKPSPARAGSM
- the LOC127098548 gene encoding TOM1-like protein 9 isoform X1; protein product: MVNSMVERATSDMLIGPDWAMNIEICDILNHDPGQVKDVVKGIKKRIGSRHSKAQLLALTLLETIIKNCGDIVHMHVAEKNVLHEMVRIVKKKPDFHVKEKILLLIDTWQEAFGGPRARYPQYYAAYQELLRAGAVFPQRSEQSAPVFTPPQTQPLASYPPNMRGMDGQPDTAETSAESEFPTLSLTEIQNAHGIMDVLAEMLNAIDPNNKEGLRQEVVVDLVEQCRTYKQRVVHLVNSTTDESLLCQGLALNDDLQRVLARHESFLSGLSTQNGKHLENSKPAPAGPLVDVDAPLVDTGDTGKQTDGRSSSGAEAGSQTLNQLMLPAPATSNGSAVPAKVDPKWDLLSGDTYGSPKADTSLALVPLGEQHAASPVSDQNALVLFDMFSNGDSAPTSVNTQPTQQTNVAGQSGPFTPQFQQQQTFISQGGFYPNGSVPNAGSPHYEQSLHTQSTGPAWNGQIPNGSVSNAGPPQYEQSLDTQSTGPVWNGQVAEQQQPASPYGAQNNGSLPPPPWEAQPADNGSPVAGAQYHQPPQGGHMAMTHVQSAANHQMPQAMGYGQAGGMYMQPNVNNHMSANNNHFGSNQLGMHPQHMQGGAGHYMGMASHQMQGGPAVSMYPQQMYGNQYVGYGYGQQQQQQHGVPYIEQQMHGMSVRDDSYLRNSNQISASYVPSGKPSKPEDKLFGDLVNMAKVKPKPSPARAGSM